A single Maniola hyperantus chromosome 11, iAphHyp1.2, whole genome shotgun sequence DNA region contains:
- the LOC138403041 gene encoding lipase 3-like produces MYTVQSFFIVILYLVVTPIVCNGLINEKNSNYNNFKGAVNLNQNNDIDFNFDDALLNITQLTKKYGYNIEEHKVISEDGYILCLHRIPSKKSTKNNTVIFLMHGILDSSDSWLLQGPNNALAYVLADKGFDVWMGNARGNKYSFSHTTLDSKSSQFWKFSWEEIGLYDLPAMIDYVLSTTANEKLYYIGHSQGTTAFFAMLALKPEYNFKVNMMFALAPIAWISNAKSPIFKLFTPAYEIFGYLTANSNTYSSNVEVFNSIPKLFCKFLPIGCDNILQWIIGNDYKFIDAKLLPVIYAHIPSGSSILQFIHYGQMFKSERFCRFDYGPSENLIKYGVNSPPDYELTNATVPVILFYSTNDWLSDLNDVKQLFAKLPNVYDSYNIEKFNHFDYMYANVAKELVYTNILNNIEEFELIKDVS; encoded by the coding sequence atGTATACGGTACAATCATTTTTCAtcgtaattttatatttagttgttacaccAATAGTATGTAACGGATTAATTAATGAGAAAAACTCAaactacaataattttaaaggcGCAGTGAATTTAAATCAGAATAATgatatagattttaattttgatgatgcattattaaatataactcAACTAACGAAGAAATATGGATATAATATAGAAGAGCATAAAGTTATATCTGAAGACGGTTATATATTATGTCTACATAGAATACCAAGCAAAAagtcaactaaaaataatactGTCATATTCCTAATGCATGGAATTTTAGATTCCTCAGACAGTTGGTTATTACAAGGGCCTAACAATGCTTTGGCATACGTTCTTGCGGACAAAGGATTTGACGTTTGGATGGGTAACGCAAGAGGCAATAAATATTCCTTTTCGCATACAACTTTGGACAGCAAAAGTTCACAATTCTGGAAGTTTTCCTGGGAAGAAATTGGTCTTTACGACTTGCCAGCGATGATCGACTATGTTTTAAGCACAACGGCCAacgaaaaattatattatatcggACATTCCCAAGGCACGACAGCTTTCTTTGCAATGCTGGCTCTTAAACCTGAATATAACTTTAAAGTGAATATGATGTTCGCTTTAGCACCTATTGCTTGGATAAGTAACGCGAAAAGCcctatttttaaactttttacgcCCGCTTATGAAATATTTGGATACCTGACAGCAAATTCCAACACTTATTCGTCAAATGTAGAGGTCTTTAACAGCATTCCgaaattattttgcaaatttCTGCCGATCGGTTGCGACAATATATTACAATGGATTATCGGGAATGACTACAAGTTTATAGATGCGAAATTATTGCCTGTTATTTATGCGCATATACCAAGCGGTTCGTCTATActacaatttatacattatgGACAGATGTTTAAATCTGAAAGATTCTGTCGTTTCGATTATGGCCCAAGTGAAAATTTGATTAAATATGGAGTCAACTCACCACCTGATTATGAACTCACCAACGCGACAGTTCCAGTGATACTGTTTTATAGTACAAATGATTGGTTGTCGGATTTGAACGATGTTAAACAGTTGTTTGCTAAGCTGCCGAATGTTTACGACTCTTATAACATAGAAAAGTTCAACCACTTTGATTACATGTACGCTAATGTTGCTAAGGAACTAGTTTACACGAATATTTTGAACAATATAGAAGAATTCGAGCTAATCAAAGACGTATCATAA